The Aedes aegypti strain LVP_AGWG chromosome 3, AaegL5.0 Primary Assembly, whole genome shotgun sequence genome contains a region encoding:
- the LOC5579808 gene encoding uncharacterized protein LOC5579808, translated as MSDHSQTPAWLNDHFFTEILKQSENDPSLQLVGECILRPATLGDHYGSVMFRTAIRYQSERLPEEQEISLIIKTQPTAEGYKKEVSKDSKIFSKEILMYREILPAMAKVLKEAGEEFEVARLIYASIQPNTVIVLEDMTPKDWLPNRVCIGSIEEVMHTLRNIANFHAASLYLNQHKIMDLSSNSIKEILCEGMVLTQFSTRFEEFCDAVGKWDDCETFTGKLRTLLKSVGPKYANVYTPNPQTVGYNVLNHGDMNWKNILVKKNSDGRIVDSMLIDYQCCHWGTPAIDVLYLLDLIVDNDTKKAHRNRIVYEYHHHFAAVLAKLGYMEKIPSLVDLQMELLRMGFLEVMHVVVFEKFKFEELTDTTFDNFDQGNPDDPCYETEPFSSIIRSELPALMYRGLLDQ; from the exons ATGTCCGACCACAGTCAAACTCCTGCGTGGCTAAAcgatcattttttcacagaaatATTGAAACAATCTGAAAATGATCCTTCTCTTCAGCTGGTGGGTGAATGCATACTACGTCCGGCAACCCTTGGGGACCACTATGGTAGCGTAATGTTCCGCACTGCGATTCGCTATCAATCGGAAAGGTTACCCGAGGAGCAGGAAATAAGCCTGATCATCAAAACTCAACCGACAGCAGAAGGATACAAGAAGGAAGTGTCCAAGGATAGTAAGATATTTTCCAAGGAAATTCTAATGTACAGGGAAATTCTTCCTGCCATGGCGAAGGTGCTAAAAGAAGCCGGTGAAGAATTCGAAGTTGCTCG ATTGATTTATGCATCGATCCAGCCGAATACCGTTATCGTGTTGGAAGATATGACTCCAAAGGATTGGTTGCCGAATCGTGTCTGCATCGGAAGTATCGAAGAAGTGATGCATACTTTGAGAAATATTGCAAATTTTCACGCAGCTTCGCTTTATCTCAATCAGCATAAG ATCATGGATCTATCATCGAACAGCATAAAGGAGATTCTGTGCGAAGGCATGGTGCTCACTCAGTTCAGCACGAGATTCGAAGAGTTTTGTGACGCTGTTGGAAAGTGGGATGACTGCGAAACATTCACTGGAAAGTTGAGAACCCTACTCAAATCGGTGGGTCCGAAATACGCAAACGTGTACACTCCCAATCCGCAAACCGTAGGATACAATGTGCTTAACCATGGGGACATGAATTGGAAAAACATTTTGGTCAAGAAGAACTCCGACGGGCGAATCGTGGATTCCATGCTGATTGATTACCAGTGCTGTCATTGGGGAACGCCGGCAATTGATGTCCTGTACTTGTTGGACTTGATAGTCGATAATGATACCAAGAAGGCGCATAGGAATCGTATCGTGTACGAATATCATCATCATTTTGCAGCGGTTTTGGCTAAACTAGGGTACATGGAGAAGATTCCTAGTCTAGTGGACCTGCAAATGGAACTGCTTCGGATGGGATTCCTTG AGGTCATGCACGTGGTTGTATTCGAAAAGTTCAAATTCGAAGAGCTTACCGACACAACATTCGACAACTTCGATCAGGGTAATCCGGATGATCCATGCTATGAAACCGAACCGTTCAGCAGTATCATTCGATCGGAACTGCCAGCGCTGATGTACAGGGGCTTGTTGGATCAGTGA
- the LOC5579807 gene encoding uncharacterized protein LOC5579807, with protein MAEHSADELQAPEWLNDQFFTEILQKSEDDPSLRIVGEYKLLPATQAGDHYASIMFRTSIRYETKRLAGEQEIELIIKAQPTADGFKKELSKDNALFVKEIKMYSEILPAMVKVLKEAGEHLEVARLIHAALVPNVVIVMESLTPKGWLPGRESVVSYEEALPTIRNIANFHAASLYLNQEITDLSTNSVKEMLSEGVVLTLFTKGFEEFCAVLEKWEGYETIAKKLKTLRSTFEQRLQDVYTPNPKTVGYNVLAHADFSWKNVMHKTNSEGRPVDSMLIDYQCCHWGSPAIDVFSLLDLIIDNRTKTAHRGKILYEYHKQFATVLGKIGFTGKIPTLIDLQIELLRKGFMEVLHETVFEKYKYMQMKDETFDNLEEGNPDDPTYRNQEFCDTIRREMSSLLYKGLLD; from the exons ATGGCAGAACACAGCGCTGACGAATTGCAAGCTCCCGAGTGGTTGAATGATCAGTTCTTCACGgagattcttcaaaaatctgaGGATGATCCATCGCTTCGAATTGTGGGTGAATACAAGCTGCTTCCTGCTACCCAAGCCGGTGATCATTACGCCAGTATTATGTTCCGCACCAGTATTCGATATGAAACTAAACGCTTGGCGGGCGAACAAGAAATTGAACTGATTATCAAAGCGCAGCCGACGGCTGATGGATTCAAGAAGGAATTATCTAAAGATAATGCTCTGTTTGTTAAGGAAATCAAAATGTACAGTGAGATTCTGCCTGCCATGGTGAAAGTGCTGAAGGAAGCTGGCGAACATCTGGAAGTTGCGAG GTTAATCCATGCCGCTCTTGTGCCAAATGTTGTCATTGTAATGGAGAGCTTAACACCGAAGGGTTGGCTTCCTGGACGCGAATCTGTTGTCAGTTATGAAGAGGCTCTTCCAACGATACGTAATATTGCGAACTTCCACGCTGCGTCACTCTATTTGAATCAAGAG ATTACGGACTTATCGACAAATAGTGTGAAAGAGATGCTATCTGAAGGAGTAGTTCTGACGCTTTTCACGAAAGGATTCGAAGAGTTCTGTGCCGTTTTAGAGAAATGGGAAGGATACGAAACCATTGCAAAGAAACTGAAAACCCTTCGCAGCACCTTTGAACAGCGACTACAAGATGTCTACACTCCAAATCCGAAAACCGTTGGCTACAACGTGCTCGCCCATGCGGACTTCAGTTGGAAAAATGTGATGCATAAGACGAACTCGGAAGGTCGTCCCGTGGATTCGATGTTGATCGATTATCAATGCTGCCATTGGGGATCACCGGCCATTGATGTGTTCAGCTTGCTGGATTTGATCATTGATAATCGCACCAAAACGGCTCACCGTGGGAAGATTCTGTACGAGTATCATAAGCAGTTTGCTACGGTTTTGGGCAAAATTGGATTTACGGGAAAGATTCCCACACTGATAGATTTGCAAATAGAGCTACTCCGTAAAGGATTCATGG AAGTGCTACACGAGACCGTATTTGAGAAGTACAAATATATGCAGATGAAGGATGAAACATTCGACAACTTAGAAGAAGGTAACCCGGACGATCCCACCTACAGAAACCAAGAGTTCTGTGATACAATCCGGCGTGAAATGTCTTCGCTGTTGTACAAAGGCTTGTTAGATTGA
- the LOC5579805 gene encoding calpain-A isoform X1 gives MEVSCDQSNGLRPNDNPLSKFLVVEFTDDNIFYNSNTVPQNPNAQDFYQLKQQLQANKSLFEDPDFPASNHTVLGHDSQSNIQWVRPPEINPKPKFFCQAPPEYSIEKRSVLHSFLSTTLTCLSTNHEALLRTVPSDNSFEGKLYRGLFHFRFWQYGRWLDVVIDDRLPTMDGKLLFIRPTTQNEFWCALLEKAYAKLCGSYSAIASRNLIETMQDFTGGISERYYLGSAVPVADACYETISCKLEKGSLMAAIKMNDNRGSSKHSQHSYSILKAVTIESKMFGLQTPVEELIEMNYLRSGTMSLPADCYRKSWLRIDEFIKNYDFVDICNISPNQMGQPLSEDYSWQLSCIEGSWVSGSTAGGSKDDLKSFWTNPQYLLQLTHPDEIDNSGSCHVVILLMQKLHDTGYHPISFVVFQIPDEDFRTKTIPMSYSKKKLPKIIAHPTFSNAREVTGRVRISPSTLLIVPCTQKRNVEGDFFLRIYSKPHRKDVQVSSMPCTMGTNWSSIVRMFYSFSDTLGTIDHAALASILDAHFFTFKSKSKHKSSLWKALTRKRSKLDDPNKSIDESREEFLQHLAQTLASAGQATDTIPERLNYDKFKRIIRNVQHWKEMFDFYDPDRKGYVDRKKLIVQLKSSSDSAETTSSLLQWLEMEQDDKVHLEEFIYYSLQNNPTQEMMQLEMMTLLSSQMFTKMAR, from the exons ATGGAAGTGTCTTGTGATCAATCGAATGGGCTGCGGCCAAATGACAATCCGCTAAGCAAATTTTTGGTTGTGGAATTTACAGACGATAAT ATTTTCTACAACTCAAACACCGTTCCACAGAATCCAAATGCACAAGATTTTTATCAGCTGAAACAACAACTCCAGGCAAACAAATCACTCTTTGAGGATCCCGATTTTCCCGCTTCCAATCATACCGTCCTGGGGCACGATTCCCAGTCGAACATCCAATGGGTTCGACCGCCGGAAATTAATCCCAAACCGAAGTTCTTCTGCCAAGCTCCACCAGAGTACAGTATCGAAAAACGATCCGTATTGCATAGCTTCCTATCGACAACACTTACCTGCCTCTCGACCAATCATGAAGCGCTGCTCAGAACCGTACCTTCCGATAACTCATTCGAGGGGAAGCTCTACAGGGGACTATTTCACTTCCGATTCTGGCAATACGGTCGATGGCTGGATGTGGTGATCGACGATCGATTGCCAACCATGGACGGGAAGTTGCTTTTCATCCGACCGACCACGCAGAACGAGTTCTGGTGCGCCCTGCTGGAGAAGGCTTACGCCAAGCTGTGCGGATCGTACAGTGCCATTGCATCGAGAAATCTCATCGAAACTATGCAGGACTTCACTGGGGGTATATCTGAGAGGTACTATTTGGGAAGTGCGGTACCGGTTGCGGATGCGTGCTATGAAACCATCAGTTGTAAGCTAGAGAAGGGATCTCTCATGGCGGCGATCAAAATG AACGATAACCGAGGCTCCAGTAAGCATTCCCAACACTCATACTCTATCCTGAAAGCAGTTACCATTGAGAGCAAAATGTTTGGTTTGCAAACGCCGGTGGAAGAGCTTATCGAAATGAACTATCTGCGAAGTGGCACAATGTCCCTACCAGCAGATTGCTATAGGAAATCTTGGTTGCGTATTGACGAGTTCATCAAAAACTATGACTTCGTGGACATATGCAACATATCTCCCAATCAGATGGGTCAGCCACTAAGCGAAGATTATAGCTGGCAATTGTCGTGCATAGAAGGATCATGGGTGTCTGGATCTACAGCCGGAGGCTCTAAGGATGACCTGAaatctttctggacaaatccACAGTACTTGTTACAACTGACTCATCCAGATGAGATAGACAACTCTGGTTCATGCCACGTAGTCATCTTACTGATGCAGAAACTCCATGATACTGGCTATCACCCAATCAGCTTCGTTGTGTTCCAAATACCCGACGAAGACTTTCGCACGAAAACCATTCCGATGTCGTACTCTAAGAAGAAACTACCGAAAATCATAGCGCATCCAACGTTTTCCAACGCGCGCGAAGTCACGGGTCGAGTGCGAATATCTCCCAGTACTCTACTCATAGTCCCATGCACACAAAAACGGAACGTGGAGGGTGACTTCTTCCTCAGAATTTACTCTAAACCGCATCGAAAAGACGTTCAAGTTTCCAGTATGCCCTGCACAATGGGAACAAACTGGTCGTCGATCGTACGAATGTTCTACAGCTTTTCAGACACCTTAGGAACTATTGATCACGCAGCATTAGCTTCCATATTGGACGCCCACTTCTTCACTTTCAAATCTAAATCCAAGCATAAGAGCTCCCTTTGGAAGGCCCTAACGAGAAAACGCTCTAAACTCGATGATCCCAACAAGTCCATCGATGAATCACGTGAAGAGTTCCTCCAGCATCTGGCTCAAACGCTTGCTTCAGCGGGCCAAGCCACCGATACAATCCCAGAGCGATTGAACTACGATAAATTCAAACGAATCATTCGGAACGTTCAGCACTGGAAAGAGATGTTCGATTTCTATGATCCAGACCGGAAGGGTTACGTTGACAGGAAGAAACTGATCGTGCAGCTGAAATCTTCTTCAGATTCCGCGGAAACCACCAGTAGCCTCCTGCAGTGGTTGGAAATGGAACAGGATGATAAGGTTCATTTGGAAGAGTTTATATATTACTCGCTGCAGAATAATCCTACTCAGGAGATGATGCAACTGGAAATGATGACTCTGCTAAGCAGTCAGATGTTTACAAAGATGGCGCGATGA
- the LOC5579805 gene encoding calpain-A isoform X2 — MIFYNSNTVPQNPNAQDFYQLKQQLQANKSLFEDPDFPASNHTVLGHDSQSNIQWVRPPEINPKPKFFCQAPPEYSIEKRSVLHSFLSTTLTCLSTNHEALLRTVPSDNSFEGKLYRGLFHFRFWQYGRWLDVVIDDRLPTMDGKLLFIRPTTQNEFWCALLEKAYAKLCGSYSAIASRNLIETMQDFTGGISERYYLGSAVPVADACYETISCKLEKGSLMAAIKMNDNRGSSKHSQHSYSILKAVTIESKMFGLQTPVEELIEMNYLRSGTMSLPADCYRKSWLRIDEFIKNYDFVDICNISPNQMGQPLSEDYSWQLSCIEGSWVSGSTAGGSKDDLKSFWTNPQYLLQLTHPDEIDNSGSCHVVILLMQKLHDTGYHPISFVVFQIPDEDFRTKTIPMSYSKKKLPKIIAHPTFSNAREVTGRVRISPSTLLIVPCTQKRNVEGDFFLRIYSKPHRKDVQVSSMPCTMGTNWSSIVRMFYSFSDTLGTIDHAALASILDAHFFTFKSKSKHKSSLWKALTRKRSKLDDPNKSIDESREEFLQHLAQTLASAGQATDTIPERLNYDKFKRIIRNVQHWKEMFDFYDPDRKGYVDRKKLIVQLKSSSDSAETTSSLLQWLEMEQDDKVHLEEFIYYSLQNNPTQEMMQLEMMTLLSSQMFTKMAR; from the exons ATG ATTTTCTACAACTCAAACACCGTTCCACAGAATCCAAATGCACAAGATTTTTATCAGCTGAAACAACAACTCCAGGCAAACAAATCACTCTTTGAGGATCCCGATTTTCCCGCTTCCAATCATACCGTCCTGGGGCACGATTCCCAGTCGAACATCCAATGGGTTCGACCGCCGGAAATTAATCCCAAACCGAAGTTCTTCTGCCAAGCTCCACCAGAGTACAGTATCGAAAAACGATCCGTATTGCATAGCTTCCTATCGACAACACTTACCTGCCTCTCGACCAATCATGAAGCGCTGCTCAGAACCGTACCTTCCGATAACTCATTCGAGGGGAAGCTCTACAGGGGACTATTTCACTTCCGATTCTGGCAATACGGTCGATGGCTGGATGTGGTGATCGACGATCGATTGCCAACCATGGACGGGAAGTTGCTTTTCATCCGACCGACCACGCAGAACGAGTTCTGGTGCGCCCTGCTGGAGAAGGCTTACGCCAAGCTGTGCGGATCGTACAGTGCCATTGCATCGAGAAATCTCATCGAAACTATGCAGGACTTCACTGGGGGTATATCTGAGAGGTACTATTTGGGAAGTGCGGTACCGGTTGCGGATGCGTGCTATGAAACCATCAGTTGTAAGCTAGAGAAGGGATCTCTCATGGCGGCGATCAAAATG AACGATAACCGAGGCTCCAGTAAGCATTCCCAACACTCATACTCTATCCTGAAAGCAGTTACCATTGAGAGCAAAATGTTTGGTTTGCAAACGCCGGTGGAAGAGCTTATCGAAATGAACTATCTGCGAAGTGGCACAATGTCCCTACCAGCAGATTGCTATAGGAAATCTTGGTTGCGTATTGACGAGTTCATCAAAAACTATGACTTCGTGGACATATGCAACATATCTCCCAATCAGATGGGTCAGCCACTAAGCGAAGATTATAGCTGGCAATTGTCGTGCATAGAAGGATCATGGGTGTCTGGATCTACAGCCGGAGGCTCTAAGGATGACCTGAaatctttctggacaaatccACAGTACTTGTTACAACTGACTCATCCAGATGAGATAGACAACTCTGGTTCATGCCACGTAGTCATCTTACTGATGCAGAAACTCCATGATACTGGCTATCACCCAATCAGCTTCGTTGTGTTCCAAATACCCGACGAAGACTTTCGCACGAAAACCATTCCGATGTCGTACTCTAAGAAGAAACTACCGAAAATCATAGCGCATCCAACGTTTTCCAACGCGCGCGAAGTCACGGGTCGAGTGCGAATATCTCCCAGTACTCTACTCATAGTCCCATGCACACAAAAACGGAACGTGGAGGGTGACTTCTTCCTCAGAATTTACTCTAAACCGCATCGAAAAGACGTTCAAGTTTCCAGTATGCCCTGCACAATGGGAACAAACTGGTCGTCGATCGTACGAATGTTCTACAGCTTTTCAGACACCTTAGGAACTATTGATCACGCAGCATTAGCTTCCATATTGGACGCCCACTTCTTCACTTTCAAATCTAAATCCAAGCATAAGAGCTCCCTTTGGAAGGCCCTAACGAGAAAACGCTCTAAACTCGATGATCCCAACAAGTCCATCGATGAATCACGTGAAGAGTTCCTCCAGCATCTGGCTCAAACGCTTGCTTCAGCGGGCCAAGCCACCGATACAATCCCAGAGCGATTGAACTACGATAAATTCAAACGAATCATTCGGAACGTTCAGCACTGGAAAGAGATGTTCGATTTCTATGATCCAGACCGGAAGGGTTACGTTGACAGGAAGAAACTGATCGTGCAGCTGAAATCTTCTTCAGATTCCGCGGAAACCACCAGTAGCCTCCTGCAGTGGTTGGAAATGGAACAGGATGATAAGGTTCATTTGGAAGAGTTTATATATTACTCGCTGCAGAATAATCCTACTCAGGAGATGATGCAACTGGAAATGATGACTCTGCTAAGCAGTCAGATGTTTACAAAGATGGCGCGATGA